The Nocardioides humi genome includes a region encoding these proteins:
- the glpK gene encoding glycerol kinase GlpK, whose product MAQARFVGAIDQGTTSTRFMVFDHDGTEVARHQLEHQQILPRAGWVEHNPVEIWERTSAVVQTALGKARLGVEDLAAIGITNQRETTIVWDRRTGRPLANAIVWQDTRTDAIAAALDRDGRGDVIRHRAGLPPATYFSGGKLQWLLQEVEGLRDAAERGDALFGTPDTWVLWNLTGGPDGGVHVTDVTNASRTMLMDLETLDWDDELLGFFGVPRAMLPQIRESSATTPYGVTRGRGPFGGEVPVTGILGDQQAATVGQVCFAPGEAKNTYGTGNFMLLNTGTEIVRSKAGLLTTPAYRLGDQPCVYALEGSIAVTGSAVQWLRDQLGIISGASESESLARQVDDNGGVYFVPAFSGLFAPYWRSDARGAIVGLSRFNTNAHVARATLEAICYQSRDVVEAMCADSGAELEVLKVDGGVTLNGLCMQIQADVLGVPVSRPVVPETTALGAAYAAGLSVGYWRDTDELRQNWREDTRWEPQWDSERRETGYAQWKKAVQRTLDWVEVESR is encoded by the coding sequence ATGGCGCAGGCACGCTTCGTGGGGGCGATCGACCAGGGGACGACGAGCACCCGCTTCATGGTGTTCGACCACGACGGCACCGAGGTCGCCCGGCACCAGCTCGAGCACCAGCAGATCCTGCCGCGCGCGGGCTGGGTGGAGCACAACCCGGTCGAGATCTGGGAGCGCACCTCCGCCGTCGTCCAGACCGCGCTCGGCAAGGCCCGCCTCGGCGTGGAGGATCTGGCGGCGATCGGCATCACCAACCAGCGCGAGACCACGATCGTGTGGGACCGCCGCACCGGCCGGCCGCTCGCCAACGCGATCGTCTGGCAGGACACCCGCACCGACGCGATCGCGGCGGCGCTGGACCGGGACGGGCGCGGCGACGTGATCCGGCACCGCGCGGGGCTGCCGCCGGCGACGTACTTCTCCGGCGGGAAGCTGCAGTGGCTGCTTCAGGAGGTCGAAGGACTGAGAGACGCGGCCGAGCGCGGCGACGCCCTCTTCGGCACGCCGGACACCTGGGTGCTGTGGAATCTCACCGGCGGGCCGGACGGCGGCGTCCACGTCACCGACGTCACCAACGCCAGCCGCACCATGCTGATGGACCTGGAGACCCTCGACTGGGACGACGAGCTGCTGGGCTTCTTCGGCGTCCCGCGGGCGATGCTGCCGCAGATCCGGGAGTCGTCGGCCACCACGCCGTACGGCGTGACCCGCGGCCGCGGCCCGTTCGGGGGCGAGGTGCCGGTGACCGGGATCCTGGGGGACCAGCAGGCCGCGACCGTCGGGCAGGTCTGCTTCGCGCCGGGGGAGGCGAAGAACACCTACGGCACGGGCAACTTCATGCTCCTCAACACCGGCACCGAGATCGTCCGCTCGAAGGCCGGGCTGCTCACCACCCCGGCCTACCGGCTGGGCGACCAGCCGTGCGTCTACGCGCTCGAGGGCTCGATCGCGGTCACCGGCTCGGCCGTGCAGTGGCTGCGCGACCAGCTCGGCATCATCAGCGGCGCCTCCGAGTCCGAGTCGCTGGCGCGGCAGGTCGACGACAACGGCGGCGTCTACTTCGTCCCGGCGTTCTCCGGGCTGTTCGCGCCCTACTGGCGCTCCGACGCCCGCGGCGCCATCGTCGGGCTCTCCCGGTTCAACACCAACGCCCACGTCGCCCGCGCCACGCTGGAGGCGATCTGCTACCAGTCGCGCGACGTCGTCGAGGCGATGTGCGCCGACTCCGGCGCGGAGCTGGAGGTGCTCAAGGTCGACGGCGGCGTCACGCTCAACGGCCTGTGCATGCAGATCCAGGCCGACGTGCTCGGCGTACCCGTGTCCCGGCCGGTGGTGCCGGAGACCACGGCCCTCGGTGCGGCGTACGCCGCGGGGCTCTCGGTCGGCTACTGGCGCGACACCGACGAGCTCCGGCAGAACTGGCGCGAGGACACCCGCTGGGAGCCGCAGTGGGACTCCGAACGCAGGGAGACCGGCTACGCGCAATGGAAGAAGGCCGTGCAACGCACCCTCGACTGGGTGGAGGTGGAGAGCCGATGA
- a CDS encoding ABC transporter ATP-binding protein has protein sequence MPTAVAARAIDLHKRYGAGDSEVRALDGVSLEIGAREFTAIMGPSGSGKSTLMHCLAALDTPTSGDVQIGDVMLSRLRDKALTALRREQVGFVFQAFNLVPTLTARENILLPLSLAGRKPDQAWFDTVVDTVGLRDRLGHRPSQMSGGQQQRVACARALVSQPAIVFADEPTGNLDSTSGAEVLGFLRRSVDEFGQTIVMVTHDPVAASYCDRVVFLADGRIVDEIRNPDRDQPARVARISECMTNLAAAAGTA, from the coding sequence ATGCCGACCGCAGTCGCCGCCCGTGCCATCGACCTCCACAAGCGCTACGGCGCCGGTGACTCCGAGGTCCGCGCCCTCGACGGGGTCTCCCTGGAGATCGGCGCGCGCGAGTTCACCGCCATCATGGGCCCGTCGGGCTCCGGCAAGTCGACGCTGATGCACTGCCTGGCGGCGCTCGACACCCCGACCTCCGGCGACGTGCAGATCGGCGACGTGATGCTGTCCCGGCTGCGCGACAAGGCGCTCACCGCCCTGCGGCGCGAGCAGGTCGGCTTCGTCTTCCAGGCGTTCAACCTGGTGCCGACGCTCACCGCGCGCGAGAACATCCTGCTGCCGCTCAGCCTCGCCGGGCGCAAGCCGGACCAGGCCTGGTTCGACACGGTGGTCGACACCGTCGGCCTGCGCGACCGGCTCGGGCACCGGCCCTCGCAGATGTCCGGCGGCCAGCAGCAGCGGGTCGCCTGCGCGCGGGCGCTGGTCAGCCAGCCGGCCATCGTCTTCGCCGACGAGCCGACCGGCAACCTCGACAGCACGTCGGGGGCCGAGGTACTGGGCTTCCTGCGGCGCAGCGTCGACGAGTTCGGCCAGACGATCGTGATGGTCACCCACGACCCCGTCGCGGCGTCGTACTGCGACCGGGTGGTGTTCCTCGCCGACGGCCGGATCGTCGACGAGATCCGCAACCCCGACCGCGACCAGCCCGCCCGGGTGGCCCGGATCTCGGAGTGCATGACGAACCTCGCCGCGGCAGCCGGGACGGCCTGA
- a CDS encoding ABC transporter permease, whose translation MLRLTLRNLFARKVRLVMSGLSVILGVAFLAGVLVFSNGLATTFDGIIHGSTPDGVVRAVDTESFDGGVSGQSGLALTPDDVARLAGLPEVARADGDVAGFGMNLLASDGTLVGGTGAPTLAFNHTDGPNMDGERALLLQSGRWPEAPGEMVLDEAAAKAGDYRLGDQVKLLAPFGTLERTAELVGTAEFNGGGTAGATLLIFTTEEAQELFLGGADAYNQISLTAADGVSQDELADAAQQVLPEGFEAVTGDQVAEESQDAVGAFLGIINTFLLVFAIIAVIVGGFIIVNTFSILVAQRTRELALLRALGAGRGQVTRSVLLEALVLALVATTLGIGLGLVLARGLAAMFRSVGLDIASDALDLTPRTIVTGYVVGVGVTMAAAYLPARRGAKVAPVAAMRADAVPERGSLRRRSLVGAVLLAVGAGFAATGIAGAPGSDAAWIGVGAVIWILTVAAISPVVGKPVLALCRSLFGALFGTTGRLAGENALRDPRRTGATASALMIGLALVSTIGVLAASLNKSVDDVVDEQFTADLLVQNTNFLPFSTEIGDAVAQVPGVDVVSRQQWAAARVQSGPAAGETVNIAGNDAAYGRIYDLDVVAGDATPTGAEAVLFRGLARDLDVGVGDAIDLGFLGGTTLHLTVAGIVESAETTAEVSIPIDQLVAAGVLRQDTNLSILIDPAVDPATVRDAVDDAAAPAPIVGVFDKAGFADEIRGQVNQLLYIIYGLLTLAIVIAVIGIVNTLGLSVIERTREIGLLRAVGMSRAKLRRMVTLESVAIAVLGAVLGMVLGLLIGVLLQQSLKDDLTSLGLPIGQLLAFLVVAIVVGVLAAVVPAIRAARLDVLDAIATE comes from the coding sequence GTGCTGCGCCTGACCCTGCGCAACCTGTTCGCCCGCAAGGTGCGGCTCGTCATGAGCGGGCTGTCGGTGATCCTCGGCGTGGCGTTCCTGGCGGGTGTCCTGGTCTTCAGCAACGGCCTGGCCACGACCTTCGACGGCATCATCCACGGCTCGACGCCCGACGGCGTCGTCCGCGCCGTCGACACCGAGTCCTTCGACGGCGGCGTGTCCGGCCAGTCCGGCCTCGCGCTGACCCCGGACGACGTCGCCCGGCTGGCTGGCCTGCCCGAGGTGGCGCGCGCCGACGGCGACGTCGCCGGGTTCGGCATGAACCTGCTCGCCAGCGACGGGACCCTCGTCGGCGGGACCGGCGCGCCGACCCTCGCCTTCAACCACACCGACGGCCCCAACATGGACGGCGAGCGGGCGCTGCTGCTCCAGTCCGGCCGCTGGCCGGAGGCACCGGGCGAGATGGTGCTCGACGAGGCGGCCGCGAAGGCCGGCGACTACCGCCTGGGCGACCAGGTCAAGCTGCTCGCGCCCTTCGGGACCCTGGAGCGGACCGCCGAGCTGGTCGGCACCGCCGAGTTCAACGGCGGCGGCACGGCGGGCGCGACCCTGCTGATCTTCACCACCGAGGAGGCACAGGAGCTGTTCCTCGGGGGCGCGGACGCCTACAACCAGATCAGCCTCACCGCGGCCGACGGCGTCAGCCAGGACGAGCTCGCCGACGCCGCCCAGCAGGTGCTGCCCGAGGGCTTCGAGGCGGTCACCGGCGACCAGGTGGCCGAGGAGTCCCAGGACGCGGTGGGCGCCTTCCTCGGGATCATCAACACCTTCCTGCTGGTGTTCGCGATCATCGCCGTCATCGTGGGTGGGTTCATCATCGTCAACACCTTCTCGATCCTGGTGGCCCAGCGCACCCGCGAGCTCGCGCTGCTGCGCGCCCTCGGCGCCGGCCGCGGCCAGGTCACCCGCTCGGTCCTGCTCGAGGCGCTCGTGCTGGCGCTGGTCGCCACGACACTCGGCATCGGCCTCGGCCTGGTGCTGGCCCGCGGCCTGGCCGCGATGTTCCGCTCGGTCGGGCTCGACATCGCCAGCGACGCGCTGGACCTCACGCCCCGCACGATCGTGACCGGGTACGTCGTGGGCGTCGGCGTCACGATGGCGGCGGCCTACCTGCCCGCGCGCCGCGGCGCCAAGGTCGCCCCGGTGGCGGCGATGCGCGCGGACGCGGTGCCCGAGCGCGGGTCGCTGCGTCGCCGTAGCCTCGTCGGCGCGGTGCTGCTCGCCGTCGGCGCCGGCTTCGCGGCCACCGGGATCGCCGGCGCGCCCGGCTCGGACGCCGCCTGGATCGGCGTCGGCGCCGTGATCTGGATCCTCACCGTCGCGGCGATCAGCCCGGTCGTCGGCAAGCCGGTCCTCGCGCTGTGCCGCTCGCTGTTCGGCGCGCTCTTCGGCACCACCGGCCGGCTCGCGGGCGAGAACGCCCTGCGCGACCCCCGTCGTACCGGCGCCACCGCCTCGGCGCTGATGATCGGCCTGGCCCTGGTCTCCACCATCGGCGTGCTCGCGGCCTCGCTCAACAAGTCCGTCGACGACGTGGTCGACGAGCAGTTCACCGCCGACCTGCTCGTGCAGAACACCAACTTCCTGCCCTTCTCGACCGAGATCGGGGACGCCGTCGCGCAGGTCCCCGGCGTCGACGTCGTCAGCCGCCAGCAGTGGGCCGCCGCCCGCGTGCAGTCGGGCCCGGCCGCGGGCGAGACGGTCAACATCGCCGGCAACGACGCCGCGTACGGCCGGATCTACGACCTCGACGTCGTGGCCGGCGACGCGACGCCGACGGGAGCCGAGGCGGTCCTGTTCCGCGGCCTCGCCCGCGACCTCGACGTCGGGGTGGGCGACGCGATCGACCTCGGCTTCCTGGGCGGTACGACGCTGCACCTCACGGTCGCCGGCATCGTCGAGTCCGCGGAGACCACGGCCGAGGTCAGCATCCCGATCGACCAGCTCGTCGCGGCCGGCGTGCTGCGCCAGGACACCAACCTCAGCATCCTCATCGACCCCGCTGTCGACCCCGCCACGGTGCGCGACGCCGTCGACGACGCGGCCGCCCCGGCGCCCATCGTCGGCGTCTTCGACAAGGCCGGCTTCGCCGACGAGATCCGCGGGCAGGTCAACCAGCTGCTCTACATCATCTACGGCCTGCTGACCCTGGCGATCGTGATCGCGGTGATCGGCATCGTCAACACGCTGGGGCTGAGCGTGATCGAGCGGACCCGCGAGATCGGGCTGCTCCGCGCGGTCGGCATGAGCCGGGCCAAGCTGCGCCGGATGGTCACCCTCGAGTCGGTCGCCATCGCGGTCCTCGGCGCCGTGCTCGGCATGGTCCTCGGCCTGCTCATCGGCGTCCTGCTCCAACAGTCGCTCAAGGACGACCTGACCAGCCTCGGGCTGCCGATCGGGCAGCTGCTGGCCTTCCTCGTCGTGGCGATCGTGGTCGGCGTGCTCGCGGCGGTGGTGCCGGCGATCCGCGCCGCCCGGCTCGACGTGCTGGACGCCATCGCGACGGAGTGA
- a CDS encoding helix-turn-helix domain-containing protein, whose product MESAGVSSYTTGRGALTGATLWRVVSEGTEQHVLPDGVMDLMWFDGRLVVAGPDTRAMIAATRAGDVTWGLQFAPGVAPTLLGVSARELTDQRVGLGDLVTLPPRLLGSPPNDAAESLERIVMALWTRADPEASTIRLAASIDRAARRGLRVHEIAERHHLSERSLRRVSDRLFGYGPKTLTSIHRLHHALRVARAGRSLGDAALAAGYADQAHLNREAKRLTGRTPVALLRLDDGRPTDG is encoded by the coding sequence ATGGAGTCGGCGGGCGTGAGCAGCTACACGACAGGGCGCGGCGCGCTGACCGGCGCGACCCTGTGGCGGGTCGTGTCAGAGGGCACGGAACAGCACGTGCTCCCGGACGGCGTGATGGACCTCATGTGGTTCGACGGGCGGCTCGTCGTCGCCGGCCCTGACACCCGCGCCATGATCGCCGCGACTCGGGCCGGAGACGTGACCTGGGGCCTGCAGTTCGCCCCGGGCGTCGCCCCGACGCTCTTGGGCGTGTCGGCGCGCGAGCTGACCGACCAACGCGTGGGCCTCGGCGACCTCGTCACGTTGCCACCACGGCTCCTCGGATCGCCGCCGAACGACGCAGCCGAGTCCCTGGAGCGGATCGTCATGGCCCTGTGGACACGAGCGGATCCGGAGGCCTCGACGATCCGCCTCGCGGCATCCATCGACCGAGCGGCTCGGCGGGGCCTGCGCGTCCACGAGATCGCAGAGCGACACCACCTGTCCGAGCGTTCGCTACGTCGCGTCAGCGACCGGCTGTTCGGCTACGGCCCGAAGACGCTCACCTCGATCCACCGCCTCCACCACGCCCTGCGGGTCGCCCGTGCCGGTCGTTCCCTTGGCGATGCCGCCCTCGCCGCGGGCTACGCCGACCAAGCACACCTCAACCGCGAGGCGAAGCGGCTCACCGGCCGGACCCCCGTGGCGCTCCTCCGACTCGACGACGGCCGACCGACCGACGGCTGA